In Musa acuminata AAA Group cultivar baxijiao chromosome BXJ3-9, Cavendish_Baxijiao_AAA, whole genome shotgun sequence, a single genomic region encodes these proteins:
- the LOC103998033 gene encoding probable xyloglucan endotransglucosylase/hydrolase protein 28, with product MLSSLFPSAFFFLCFFACSPLSLFLSDASAGVTHSLPTLSFEQGYTQLFGDGNLMLLRDGKRVHISLDERTGAGFASQDLYLHGFFSASIKLPSDYAAGVVVAFYMSNGDVYAKTHDELDFEFLGNIRGREWRVQTNVYGNGSTAVGREERYDLWFDPTEDFHQYSIIWNHERIIFSIDNIPIREIVRTGAIGGCFPSKPMTLYATIWDGSTWATSGGRYKVNYKYAPYVAEFEDLIIGGCAVNPMDHSSDCEKPDTAISDSLTMSLEQQALMDRFRRRHMTYYYCYDRDRYPIPPPECNADQIEARLFYGRDGVKLGDHRGRRRRGQNKHSRVTQADAAF from the exons ATGTTGAGCTCTTTGTTTCCTTCagctttcttcttcctctgcttcttTGCCTGCTCTCCCCTGTCCTTGTTCTTGTCCGATGCGTCTGCTGGTGTTACGCATAGCCTTCCGACTCTGTCGTTCGAACAGGGGTACACCCAACTCTTCGGCGATGGCAATCTGATGTTGCTCCGCGACGGGAAGCGGGTTCACATCTCCCTCGACGAGCGAACAG GTGCTGGATTCGCGTCCCAGGACCTATATCTCCATGGCTTCTTCAGCGCCTCCATCAAGCTTCCTTCCGATTACGCCGCCGGCGTCGTTGTCGCCTTCTAT ATGTCGAATGGGGATGTATATGCGAAGACCCATGATGAATTGGACTTTGAGTTCTTGGGAAACATAAGAGGGAGGGAGTGGAGAGTTCAGACCAATGTCTATGGAAATGGTAGCACAGCTGTCGGAAGGGAAGAGAGATATGATCTCTGGTTCGACCCAACTGAGGATTTCCATCAGTACTCCATCATATGGAACCACGAAAGGATCAT ATTCTCCATTGATAACATTCCAATCAGGGAAATAGTGAGGACTGGGGCCATTGGTGGGTGCTTCCCATCCAAGCCAATGACCCTCTATGCCACCATTTGGGATGGTTCTACCTGGGCTACTTCGGGCGGCCGCTACAAAGTCAATTATAAGTATGCACCGTATGTTGCTGAATTCGAAGATCTTATCATCGGTGGTTGTGCAGTGAACCCCATGGATCATTCTTCAGATTGTGAGAAGCCTGACACTGCCATCTCCGATTCATTGACAATGTCACTGGAGCAACAAGCTCTTATGGATCGATTTCGTAGGAGACATATGACCTATTATTATTGCTATGACCGTGACCGGTACCCGATCCCTCCACCCGAGTGCAATGCCGATCAGATCGAAGCAAGATTATTCTACGGACGGGACGGTGTGAAACTTGGAGACCACAGGGGTCGCCGCAGGAGAGGCCAAAACAAGCACAGCAGAGTGACCCAAGCTGATGCTGCATTTTAA